The bacterium (Candidatus Blackallbacteria) CG13_big_fil_rev_8_21_14_2_50_49_14 region TGGAACCGATCCAGCCCATCGCCTACAACGGCCAGGGCATATCTATGAAACCCCCAAGAGCTTGCTGATAGCGGATACTCTGCACAATCTGGTTTTAGAAGTTGCACTTGAGGGGCAGGAAGTGCTACAAATTTTCGGTGAAGAGGGAGAACTTTTAAGACCCCGAAGTGCCTTTCGTACCCTGATGGGCACCACGCTGGTGGCCGATCAGGGCAACCGTCGCCTGGTTGAATTCAATGCCAAGGGCGAAATCATCTGGGAATATAAAAAGCACAGGGAAATTGCCTCGCCTTACTATGCTGAAGCCCTTGGCCAAGGCACGATTTTATTTGTAGATCAGGGGCTGCATATGGTCAAGGAAATTACCCGTGAAGGGGAATTGATTTGGTCCTATGGCCAACCCAGCCGGATTGGCACCGAAGAAAATCAACTCACCAGCCCAGAATTTGCAACCCGCCTGCATTCAGGCGCGATTCTGATTGCCGATACGGGCAATAACCGCATCATCGAAGTTTCGCCCAAACGCAAATTGCTCTGGGAGTTTTCAGGGAATAAAAAACACCAGATCCAAAGGCCGATAGCCTGCCAACGCATGAACAATGGCAATACCCTGATTGTGTATAATTCTTCGCGCAATATGCTAGAGGTCAACCAGCTCGGAGAATCCTGCTGGTTTTTTGAATTGGGCCTTGAACCCATGATCCGTCTGGTATAGAGTTCAAAGCTTCTCGAATTCCCCCCCCTTTCACTGAAGGTCGATCTTCTGCTTGAATAAAAGAATCGACCCATGACCAGCAAGCAAGCCTGAATCAGATTGGAAAAACAATGAGCCCTGAAGAAATTCAAACCCTCTCAGTGGATGAAGCCAAGCCCCTCTTTGAAGATAATTTGGCGATTTTTATTGACGTAAGAGATCCACATAGTTTTAGGGCTGGGCATATTCCCGGCGCAAAACATGTCAACGACCACAATCTTGACGCATTCTTAGAAAATGCCGACAAATCAAAAGCCTATATTGTTTACTGTTACCACGGCTATTCCAGCCAGGGGGGAACCGCTTATTTTCTTGAAAACGGCTTTCAAGATGTGAAAAGCCTGGACGGCGGTTTTAGCGCCTGGCAACAAAAATTTCCGATGCTTACGCAGGCAAAAATTGAATCAGCAGACTCTCAGTGAGCGCACAGCTTTATGTCAAATACCGCACAATTAGAAGAGAAGTTGAAAATCTGTTTCACTCAAGGCCAGTGGGCCGAGGCTGAATCGCTGTGTTTGAAGTTGATCAGCCTGAATCCAGGGAGATCAGACTTTACGCTCAAGCTTGTTAAAATTCGCGCCAAACAGGAACGTTTTGAAGAATCTCTACAAACCCTTGAACCCCTGTTCAACGTGGAACCGAAAGCGGATCTCTATGCCCTAAAAGGACAGATTTTGGCCTTGATGGGGCGGAATGACGAAGCACTTAAAGCCTTAGAAACAGCACTGTCTCAAGGCTCCCATAACGCTGAGGTGCATTATCTCTATGGTCTTTTAACACTTGATCTGGGCAAACTCAACTTGGCCTGGCCACACTTGATTCAGGCCTGGAAATTACAGCCTGAAAACGCCTATTTTGGTTCAGTCGCCTTGTTTCACAGCCTTGCCTATCCAAAGATTGATGATACACAACGTGCTGAACTCTATAAAAATTGGGCAAATCAATATTTAAATCCCCTCACTCCTGCACAAAGCCAC contains the following coding sequences:
- a CDS encoding thiosulfate sulfurtransferase GlpE — protein: MSPEEIQTLSVDEAKPLFEDNLAIFIDVRDPHSFRAGHIPGAKHVNDHNLDAFLENADKSKAYIVYCYHGYSSQGGTAYFLENGFQDVKSLDGGFSAWQQKFPMLTQAKIESADSQ